The proteins below are encoded in one region of Rhizobium sp. 9140:
- a CDS encoding ribulokinase: MFTLGIDYGTNSVRALIVRASDGKEYGTGVVDYPSGTQGVLLDPRDHNVARQSPADYLYGLQESVARALEQAVSQPDFDVSKVAGIGVDSTGSSPLPVDASNQALGMLPEFQSNPNAQCWLWKDHTSWREAARITELAGEHRPQYIAMVGSTYSSEWWWSKIWRCLTVAPDVFAAAHSWVELADWVPSVLAGVENPRDIVRGVCAAGHKALYNTAWNGLPDKEFLAMLAPEIAELRDRLYDKAYDAATPAGALSAEWAGKLGLPAGIPIAVGAFDVHYGAIGCGVEEGTLVKVIGTSTCDCAVVPVKTQPGDIPGICGIVEGSILPGFFGVEAGQSAVGDIFKWWVEGVCGGSGALHGELTAEAEQLKPGQTGLLALDWNNGNRTILVDQRLSGLILGQTLYTTRAEIYRALVEATAFGARAIIERIREYGVAVDRVVCTGGIAEKNPMLMQIYADVTGCTMLVAGSSQTCALGGAIAASVLAGGHADFETAQSAMTSLREERYTPIAENESVYNDLYRLYRELHDSFGGLNKQADLSGLMKSLIDIKYAANS; encoded by the coding sequence ATGTTCACTCTCGGTATCGACTACGGCACCAACTCGGTTCGCGCCCTCATCGTGCGCGCGTCCGACGGCAAGGAATACGGCACGGGCGTCGTGGATTACCCGAGCGGGACGCAGGGCGTGCTGCTCGATCCCCGCGACCACAATGTCGCCCGCCAGAGCCCGGCCGATTATCTCTACGGTCTTCAGGAAAGCGTGGCGCGGGCGTTGGAGCAGGCCGTTTCGCAACCGGATTTCGACGTGTCGAAGGTCGCCGGCATCGGTGTCGACAGCACGGGATCAAGCCCGCTTCCGGTGGATGCGAGCAATCAGGCGCTCGGCATGCTGCCGGAGTTCCAGTCCAACCCGAATGCGCAGTGCTGGTTGTGGAAGGACCATACGAGCTGGCGCGAGGCGGCCCGCATCACGGAACTCGCCGGCGAACATCGCCCGCAATATATCGCGATGGTCGGCTCGACCTATTCCTCGGAATGGTGGTGGTCGAAGATCTGGCGCTGCCTGACGGTCGCCCCCGACGTGTTCGCAGCGGCGCATTCCTGGGTGGAGCTGGCCGATTGGGTCCCATCCGTATTGGCTGGCGTCGAGAACCCCCGCGACATCGTGCGCGGCGTTTGCGCGGCGGGTCACAAGGCGCTCTACAACACGGCGTGGAACGGGCTGCCGGACAAGGAATTCCTGGCGATGCTCGCTCCTGAGATCGCCGAACTGCGCGACCGGCTCTACGACAAGGCCTATGACGCCGCGACCCCGGCGGGTGCGCTGTCCGCAGAATGGGCCGGTAAGCTGGGTCTCCCCGCGGGCATCCCGATCGCCGTCGGTGCGTTCGACGTTCATTACGGCGCCATCGGCTGCGGCGTCGAGGAAGGCACGCTGGTCAAGGTCATCGGCACCTCCACCTGCGACTGCGCCGTCGTGCCGGTGAAGACGCAGCCGGGCGATATTCCTGGCATCTGCGGCATCGTGGAAGGCTCGATCCTGCCCGGCTTCTTCGGCGTCGAGGCCGGACAGTCGGCCGTGGGCGATATCTTCAAATGGTGGGTCGAGGGCGTCTGCGGCGGCTCCGGCGCGCTGCATGGCGAACTGACGGCGGAAGCCGAACAGCTGAAGCCCGGCCAGACCGGCCTGCTGGCGCTCGACTGGAACAACGGCAACCGCACCATCCTCGTTGATCAGCGCCTGTCGGGCCTGATCCTCGGGCAGACGCTCTACACGACCCGCGCCGAGATCTATCGCGCGCTGGTCGAAGCGACGGCCTTCGGCGCGCGCGCCATCATCGAGCGCATCCGGGAATATGGTGTAGCGGTCGACCGCGTCGTCTGCACCGGCGGCATTGCCGAAAAGAACCCGATGCTGATGCAGATCTATGCCGACGTGACCGGCTGCACCATGCTGGTGGCCGGTTCCAGCCAGACCTGCGCGCTCGGTGGCGCCATCGCGGCGTCGGTTCTTGCCGGCGGGCATGCCGATTTCGAAACCGCGCAGTCTGCCATGACGTCGCTGCGCGAGGAGCGCTACACGCCGATCGCCGAAAACGAGTCCGTCTATAATGACCTCTACAGGCTCTACCGCGAACTGCATGACAGCTTCGGCGGTCTGAACAAGCAGGCCGACCTCTCGGGCCTGATGAAGAGCCTTATCGACATCAAATACGCCGCCAACAGCTGA
- the tal gene encoding transaldolase, with the protein MMSKLEQLRGITTVVADTGDIEAVARLKPVDCTTNPTIVLKALGTPLFDEINAEAVTWAKTQSMDHEDLVRAVADRLAVSVGAELAKLVPGRVSTEVDADLSFDTEASIDKGRKIIAAYKERGIERDRILIKLASTWEGIRAAEVLQKEGIDCNLTLLFSMAQAVACADANAFLISPFVGRILDWYVKSTGEKYTSETDPGVVSVREIYNYYKANDIKTVVMGASFRNIGEIEALAGCDRLTISPALLEELSKDEGKLERKLSPENVTPVDKIRMDEKTFRWMLNEDAMATEKLSEGIRAFAKDLQALRGQVSKRLAV; encoded by the coding sequence ATGATGTCCAAGCTGGAACAATTACGCGGCATCACGACCGTTGTGGCCGACACCGGTGATATCGAGGCGGTTGCCCGCCTCAAGCCGGTGGATTGCACGACCAATCCGACTATCGTGCTGAAGGCTTTGGGAACACCGCTGTTCGACGAGATCAATGCGGAAGCCGTGACCTGGGCGAAGACCCAGTCGATGGATCATGAAGACCTGGTGCGTGCCGTCGCCGACCGTCTGGCCGTTTCCGTCGGCGCCGAGCTTGCCAAGCTGGTCCCCGGCCGGGTTTCGACCGAGGTCGATGCCGACCTTTCCTTCGATACCGAAGCGTCGATCGATAAGGGCCGCAAGATCATCGCCGCCTACAAGGAACGCGGGATCGAACGCGACCGTATCCTGATCAAGCTGGCTTCCACCTGGGAAGGTATCCGCGCGGCCGAAGTGCTGCAAAAGGAAGGCATCGACTGCAATCTGACGCTGCTCTTCAGCATGGCCCAGGCGGTTGCCTGCGCCGATGCCAACGCTTTCCTGATTTCGCCGTTCGTCGGCCGAATCCTCGACTGGTACGTCAAGTCCACCGGCGAAAAGTACACCTCGGAAACCGATCCGGGCGTCGTCTCCGTGCGCGAGATCTACAACTATTACAAGGCCAACGACATCAAGACCGTCGTCATGGGCGCCTCGTTTCGCAATATCGGCGAGATCGAAGCCCTTGCCGGTTGCGACCGCCTGACGATCAGCCCGGCGCTGCTCGAAGAACTGTCCAAGGACGAAGGCAAGCTCGAGCGCAAGCTTTCGCCCGAGAACGTCACGCCGGTGGACAAGATCCGCATGGACGAAAAGACGTTCCGCTGGATGCTGAACGAAGACGCGATGGCGACCGAGAAGCTCTCCGAAGGCATCCGCGCTTTCGCCAAGGATCTGCAAGCGCTGCGGGGCCAGGTTTCCAAGCGTCTCGCTGTCTAA
- a CDS encoding sugar-binding transcriptional regulator, giving the protein MARLDRTNPNILLDTRSLRLRAAWLYYNRGLTQKDIAENLGISRATVIRMLDEAVKRAEVQIWINETPEDCTGLALRLEEKLGLDEAIVVPGEGDVDETARDVGAALGTFLSEVIRDGNVVGVGWGRTLSASLQTFRPPRMENAKIVSLLGGLVETSTLNPVDYSWRLASALGADCMLMLAPLIVDSEETKARLIERCGLDRLFATAEMLDIAVVSCGDFSAHGSSLSPGFLLPEDLKALLAAGTVCDTLCHFLDAAGNSVDHPLNRRVMSVGLSAVAKARHVVIASGGRKRVAAIRATMARTGCHTLITDEAAARGLLDIA; this is encoded by the coding sequence TTGGCCAGACTGGACCGCACCAACCCCAACATCCTGCTCGACACGCGCTCGCTGCGCCTGCGGGCAGCCTGGCTCTATTACAACAGGGGGCTGACGCAGAAGGACATCGCCGAGAACCTCGGTATCAGCCGAGCGACCGTCATCCGCATGCTGGACGAGGCCGTGAAGCGTGCGGAAGTGCAGATCTGGATCAACGAGACGCCGGAGGACTGCACGGGACTCGCGCTGCGTCTCGAGGAGAAGCTGGGCCTGGACGAGGCGATCGTCGTGCCGGGCGAAGGCGATGTGGATGAGACCGCCCGCGATGTCGGGGCGGCGCTCGGCACCTTCCTGTCGGAGGTGATCCGCGACGGCAATGTCGTCGGCGTCGGCTGGGGCCGCACGCTCAGTGCCTCCCTCCAGACGTTTCGGCCGCCACGCATGGAAAACGCCAAGATCGTCTCGCTGCTGGGCGGATTGGTGGAGACATCTACGCTCAATCCGGTCGATTATTCCTGGCGGCTCGCGAGCGCGCTCGGCGCGGACTGCATGCTGATGCTGGCGCCGCTGATCGTGGATTCGGAGGAAACCAAGGCGCGCCTGATCGAGCGCTGCGGACTGGACCGGCTCTTCGCGACGGCCGAAATGCTCGATATCGCGGTCGTCAGTTGCGGCGATTTCAGCGCTCATGGCTCGTCGCTCTCCCCCGGTTTCCTGTTGCCGGAGGATCTGAAGGCCCTGCTGGCCGCCGGCACGGTCTGCGATACGCTCTGTCATTTTCTGGATGCGGCCGGAAACAGCGTCGATCATCCGCTGAACCGGCGCGTCATGTCCGTGGGCCTCTCCGCCGTCGCCAAGGCCCGGCACGTCGTCATCGCGTCGGGCGGCCGCAAGCGCGTCGCGGCCATCCGCGCCACCATGGCTCGCACCGGCTGTCACACGCTGATTACCGACGAGGCGGCTGCGCGGGGCTTGCTGGACATAGCCTGA
- a CDS encoding pyridoxamine 5'-phosphate oxidase family protein, whose product MAHTDDTTKVWDLIDKIGFCMLATETGNDIRARPMAAYVERMENSVYFLTDADSHKDDEVEAHPNVCLAFADTKGQKYVSLSGTASIENNREKIKELWGTPAKAWWDSPDDPKIRILRVTPSFAEYWDSPGTVISYIKMAAAAVSNTKPDMGENAKVDL is encoded by the coding sequence ATGGCGCATACCGATGACACGACGAAGGTCTGGGATCTGATCGACAAGATCGGCTTCTGCATGCTGGCGACCGAGACGGGCAACGATATTCGCGCCCGGCCGATGGCAGCCTATGTGGAGCGCATGGAAAATTCCGTATATTTTCTGACGGATGCCGATAGTCATAAGGACGACGAGGTTGAGGCGCACCCGAACGTCTGCCTGGCTTTCGCCGATACCAAGGGCCAGAAATACGTTTCGTTGTCCGGCACCGCCTCCATCGAGAACAACCGCGAGAAGATCAAGGAGCTTTGGGGCACACCGGCCAAGGCCTGGTGGGACAGCCCGGATGATCCGAAAATCCGCATCCTGCGCGTAACCCCGTCCTTTGCGGAATACTGGGACAGCCCCGGCACCGTCATCAGCTACATCAAGATGGCAGCAGCGGCCGTTTCCAACACGAAGCCCGACATGGGCGAAAACGCCAAGGTCGATCTCTGA
- a CDS encoding GntR family transcriptional regulator gives MTEAISPETVRARGSGTQSVYAALRAEILSMALPPGSPLDEVRLSERFGMSRTPIREALLRLSADGLVTTLPNRNTIVATIDFAALPTYFDALTLMYRVTTRAAAARRDTAQMAEIRRHQRAFADAVKAHDAYGMIEANREFHVAIAVLGGNPYYVTFFSRLLDEGRRILRLYYSTFDDRLPRQYVDEHEAFIAAIEAGDVEECDRLAIAHAAQIVRQIQEYVARDMGKATAIQNL, from the coding sequence ATGACGGAAGCCATCTCCCCGGAAACGGTTCGCGCTCGCGGCTCGGGAACCCAGAGCGTCTATGCGGCTCTCAGGGCAGAAATCCTCTCCATGGCGCTGCCACCCGGCAGTCCGCTCGATGAGGTCCGGCTGTCCGAGCGTTTCGGCATGTCGCGAACGCCGATCCGCGAGGCGCTGCTGCGCCTGTCCGCCGACGGCCTGGTCACGACGCTTCCGAACCGCAACACCATCGTCGCCACCATCGATTTTGCAGCACTTCCCACCTATTTCGATGCGCTGACCCTCATGTACCGCGTCACGACCCGTGCTGCCGCTGCCCGCCGCGATACCGCGCAGATGGCCGAGATCCGCCGGCATCAACGCGCCTTTGCCGACGCGGTCAAAGCGCATGATGCCTATGGCATGATCGAGGCCAACCGCGAATTTCACGTCGCCATCGCCGTGCTCGGCGGCAATCCCTATTACGTCACCTTCTTCAGCCGCCTGCTGGACGAGGGACGGCGCATCCTGCGGCTCTATTACTCGACCTTCGATGATCGTCTTCCCCGGCAATATGTCGATGAGCACGAAGCGTTCATCGCCGCGATCGAGGCGGGCGACGTGGAGGAGTGCGACCGGCTTGCCATTGCTCACGCCGCGCAGATCGTGCGGCAGATCCAGGAATACGTCGCCCGCGACATGGGCAAGGCGACCGCCATCCAGAACCTCTGA
- a CDS encoding M24 family metallopeptidase has product MSPSDLGLALFISDTERRERLDRLRASLDARGLAGLLLGSSKSLQYFTGLHWHASERLLGALVTPTALHYIVPGFEQSRVETLPHLPGEIAVWQEEESPADLVRRILGAQGTLALDDALPLAIYHPLATAFGPERLVDGGPVIRDIRIVKSAAEIAIIQHAMNITLEVHKRAHAQMAPGVRASDIVRFIDREHRALAGSGSTFCIVSFGTATSLPHGADGDQVLSEGDAILVDTGTRIDGYHSDLTRTYMLGEATPDFARAWHIEREAQQAVFDAARIGAPCHSLDDAARAVLVRHGIGPDYTLPGLPHRAGHGLGLEIHEHPYIVRGNTLPLRAGMVFSNEPMVVFPDRFGIRLEDHIYMTETGPKWFTEPAPGPTQPVA; this is encoded by the coding sequence ATGTCCCCCTCCGACCTTGGTCTTGCCCTCTTCATTTCCGATACCGAGCGGCGGGAGCGTCTGGACCGCCTGCGCGCGAGCCTCGATGCCCGGGGCCTTGCCGGCCTGCTGCTGGGTTCGTCGAAGAGCCTGCAATATTTCACCGGCCTTCACTGGCATGCGAGCGAGCGGCTGCTGGGCGCACTGGTCACGCCGACGGCACTCCACTACATCGTCCCCGGCTTCGAGCAGAGCCGCGTCGAGACGCTGCCGCATCTGCCGGGCGAGATCGCGGTCTGGCAGGAGGAAGAGAGCCCCGCCGACCTCGTCCGCCGCATCCTCGGCGCTCAAGGCACGCTGGCGCTCGACGATGCCCTGCCTCTCGCCATCTATCATCCGCTGGCAACGGCATTCGGGCCAGAGCGCCTCGTGGATGGCGGCCCTGTTATTCGCGACATCCGGATCGTCAAATCGGCGGCCGAAATCGCTATCATCCAGCACGCCATGAACATCACGCTGGAGGTGCACAAGCGCGCGCATGCGCAAATGGCGCCGGGCGTGCGGGCCTCCGATATCGTGCGATTCATCGACCGTGAGCATCGGGCGCTCGCCGGCTCCGGCTCCACCTTCTGCATCGTCTCCTTCGGCACAGCGACCTCCCTGCCCCACGGTGCGGATGGCGATCAGGTTCTCTCGGAAGGCGATGCGATTCTCGTGGACACGGGTACGCGGATCGACGGCTATCACTCGGACCTCACCCGCACCTATATGCTGGGCGAAGCGACGCCGGATTTCGCCCGTGCCTGGCATATCGAGCGGGAGGCGCAGCAGGCCGTGTTCGACGCCGCCCGCATCGGCGCGCCCTGCCACAGCCTCGACGATGCCGCCCGTGCGGTGCTCGTCCGCCACGGCATAGGCCCCGACTATACGCTGCCCGGCCTGCCCCACCGCGCCGGCCACGGCCTCGGGCTGGAGATCCACGAGCACCCTTACATCGTGCGCGGCAATACCCTGCCGCTGCGCGCCGGCATGGTGTTTTCCAACGAGCCGATGGTCGTCTTCCCCGACCGTTTCGGCATCCGGCTTGAGGACCATATCTACATGACCGAGACGGGGCCGAAATGGTTTACCGAGCCGGCCCCCGGCCCGACGCAGCCGGTCGCCTGA
- a CDS encoding TRAP transporter substrate-binding protein: protein MSTTRRTFLTSTLAAGFFTPALIRPASAQTTSITVASLLGEDKPETRIWRHIAERVESRMPGRFRFNIVANGALGGEKEVAEATRLGAVQASLSTVSSLSGWVPELQVLDLPFLYRDAAHMARVVNGEVGADLQAKLEAQNFVATGFIDYGARHLLAKEPILRPQDMAGRKIRVIQSPLHTKLWSGFGAVPVGIPITETYNALSTGVADAMDLTKSAYAGFKLYEVVPVMMLTGHIRASGVVYFAGSFWNGLSPEEQQVLKEASKEGATAFDALIVADEEKSVATALSHGGQVLDVPDIAAWRQGARGVWEAFAPTVGGQARIDAVEAI from the coding sequence ATGTCCACCACCCGCCGCACCTTTCTGACATCCACCCTGGCTGCCGGTTTTTTCACCCCGGCGCTCATCCGCCCGGCTTCCGCGCAAACCACGAGCATTACGGTTGCCTCGTTGCTCGGGGAGGACAAGCCGGAAACGAGGATCTGGCGGCACATCGCCGAGCGGGTGGAAAGCCGCATGCCCGGCCGCTTCCGGTTCAACATCGTCGCCAACGGCGCTCTGGGCGGGGAGAAGGAAGTGGCTGAGGCAACGCGGCTCGGTGCCGTGCAGGCGAGCCTCTCCACCGTCTCGTCGCTCTCCGGCTGGGTGCCGGAGCTGCAGGTTCTCGACCTGCCGTTTCTCTACCGCGATGCCGCGCATATGGCGCGCGTCGTCAACGGCGAGGTCGGCGCCGACCTTCAGGCCAAGCTCGAGGCCCAGAACTTCGTCGCCACCGGCTTCATCGACTACGGCGCACGGCATCTTTTGGCCAAGGAGCCGATCCTGCGTCCGCAGGATATGGCGGGGCGGAAGATCCGGGTGATCCAGAGCCCGCTGCACACCAAGCTCTGGTCCGGCTTCGGCGCCGTGCCGGTCGGCATTCCCATCACGGAAACCTACAATGCGCTATCGACCGGCGTTGCCGATGCGATGGACCTGACGAAGTCGGCCTATGCCGGCTTTAAGCTCTATGAAGTGGTGCCGGTGATGATGCTGACGGGCCATATCCGGGCCTCCGGCGTCGTCTATTTCGCCGGCAGCTTCTGGAACGGGCTTTCGCCGGAAGAGCAACAGGTGTTGAAGGAGGCCTCGAAGGAAGGCGCCACCGCGTTCGATGCGCTGATCGTTGCCGACGAGGAGAAGAGCGTGGCAACGGCGCTGTCCCATGGCGGACAGGTGCTGGACGTGCCGGATATTGCGGCCTGGCGGCAAGGCGCGCGGGGCGTTTGGGAGGCCTTCGCGCCCACCGTCGGCGGGCAGGCGCGCATCGATGCGGTAGAGGCGATCTGA
- a CDS encoding TRAP transporter large permease — translation MGARRPFGAPARIAGAVLRGLDRILGTLAGLVLAIMLAVVLAGVVLRYGFATGLTGAEDLGIWLHIGLIALGAPLALSGPLAMRLDILVSRLPPLPRRLAFIGADGVSVLAGLVLVFGGGAVMEMVGGTSPTLGVPEALRFGLPMLGGAALLVTLVLTRIAEGDMVRGVAGPMLGVAAHLLASHVVIETSWPPSLFLALVAGFGLLLSAPLAHAFLAAAAFAITFGSSLPEPAILSTTVAGLSKFLLLAVPFFLLTGALLTVSGAADRLVRFAASLVGHRRAGLAQTVLLTGVLFSGASGSSVANAAFGAATFQPELVRHGYPPAQAGAIVAATSVLDNVIPPSIAFLLLAAATNLSIGALLTGGFIAGGLMALCLAVAIALTAGDHGRIPRVGRGVQARAALSAVPAFGLGLIVVFGIRIGIVTTTEAAALAAAYTLVLALVAQRGVRGLAGIFRQAAVEASAIGLLIGTAAPFAFLLAVDDIAGAMQSVVTLLGGSALAVLLISNLVLLALGLILDIGAAILLIGPVLLPAAVAAGIDPVHFGVILVVNLMIHGLTPPLGLLVYVVSGVTGVPAAALFRAVLPYLGALLVSLVILSALALVFHP, via the coding sequence ATCGGCGCGCGTCGGCCGTTCGGGGCGCCGGCCCGCATTGCCGGTGCCGTGCTGCGCGGGCTCGACCGCATTCTCGGCACGCTGGCCGGGCTGGTTCTGGCGATCATGCTGGCGGTGGTGCTTGCCGGCGTCGTGCTGCGCTACGGGTTCGCAACCGGGCTGACGGGCGCGGAGGACCTCGGGATCTGGCTGCATATCGGGCTGATCGCGCTCGGTGCGCCCTTGGCATTGAGCGGCCCGCTCGCCATGCGGCTCGACATTCTGGTGTCGCGGCTGCCGCCCCTGCCGCGGCGGCTTGCCTTTATCGGCGCGGACGGCGTCTCGGTGCTTGCCGGGCTCGTGCTCGTCTTCGGCGGCGGAGCGGTCATGGAGATGGTCGGCGGCACATCGCCGACGCTCGGCGTGCCGGAAGCCCTGCGCTTCGGCCTGCCGATGCTGGGCGGCGCGGCCCTGCTGGTAACGCTGGTCCTCACCCGCATCGCCGAGGGGGACATGGTGCGTGGGGTTGCCGGGCCGATGCTTGGCGTGGCGGCGCATCTTCTCGCGAGCCATGTCGTCATCGAGACCTCCTGGCCGCCGAGCCTCTTTCTGGCGCTCGTCGCAGGGTTCGGGCTTCTCCTGTCGGCGCCGCTGGCGCATGCGTTTCTGGCGGCGGCCGCTTTCGCGATCACATTCGGCAGCAGCCTGCCGGAACCGGCGATCCTCTCGACGACCGTTGCCGGCCTGTCCAAGTTCCTGCTGCTCGCCGTGCCGTTTTTCCTGCTGACGGGGGCGCTGCTGACGGTGTCGGGTGCCGCCGACCGGCTGGTGCGGTTTGCGGCAAGCCTCGTCGGACACCGCCGCGCGGGTCTCGCGCAGACCGTGCTTCTGACCGGCGTGCTGTTTTCCGGCGCCTCCGGTTCGTCGGTCGCGAACGCCGCCTTCGGGGCGGCGACGTTCCAGCCGGAACTGGTGCGGCATGGCTACCCGCCGGCGCAGGCCGGGGCCATCGTCGCCGCCACCTCCGTGCTCGACAACGTCATCCCGCCCTCCATCGCCTTCCTGCTTCTGGCGGCCGCGACCAATCTGTCGATCGGCGCGCTGCTCACCGGCGGCTTCATCGCGGGCGGGCTGATGGCGCTGTGCCTTGCCGTCGCCATTGCGCTGACGGCGGGTGATCACGGGCGCATACCGCGCGTCGGGCGCGGCGTGCAGGCGCGGGCGGCGCTGTCGGCCGTCCCCGCCTTCGGGCTCGGGCTCATCGTCGTCTTCGGCATCCGCATCGGCATCGTCACCACGACGGAGGCGGCGGCTCTGGCGGCGGCCTACACGCTCGTTCTCGCTCTGGTGGCGCAGCGCGGCGTCCGCGGTCTTGCCGGTATCTTTCGGCAGGCCGCCGTGGAGGCGTCCGCCATCGGGCTGCTCATCGGCACGGCCGCGCCCTTCGCCTTTCTGCTCGCTGTCGATGACATCGCGGGTGCGATGCAATCCGTGGTGACGCTGCTCGGGGGCAGCGCGCTTGCGGTGCTTCTCATTTCCAATCTCGTCCTGCTGGCGCTGGGGCTGATCCTCGACATCGGCGCGGCAATCCTTCTGATCGGGCCGGTGCTGCTGCCGGCCGCTGTCGCTGCCGGCATCGATCCGGTGCATTTCGGGGTGATCCTCGTGGTCAACCTGATGATCCACGGGCTGACGCCGCCGCTCGGCCTGCTCGTCTATGTCGTCTCCGGCGTCACCGGCGTGCCGGCAGCCGCGCTGTTCCGGGCCGTGCTTCCCTATCTCGGCGCGCTTCTCGTCTCTCTCGTCATCCTGTCCGCGCTCGCGCTCGTTTTCCATCCCTGA
- the thiD gene encoding bifunctional hydroxymethylpyrimidine kinase/phosphomethylpyrimidine kinase yields MTVIALTIAGSDSGGGAGIQADIKTFSALETFATSVVTAVTAQNTTGVTAVEDISCRLIAAQMAAVFSDMDVRALKIGMVSRAETIETIASGLLAFAGPVVLDPVMVATSGDRLLREEAIEALRTVLVPRASVVTPNLPEAALLTGLPIAQDRAGVTKQAEAILKAGAASVLIKGGHGDGPESIDLLFDGESVRTFAAPRIATRNDHGTGCTLAAAITAHLARGYALVEAVSLSKTYLHQALEAGRGVAIGKGRGPVHHFYRWWRA; encoded by the coding sequence TTACCATTGCCGGCTCCGACAGCGGCGGCGGTGCCGGCATCCAGGCCGACATCAAGACGTTTTCCGCGCTGGAAACCTTCGCCACCAGCGTCGTCACCGCCGTGACGGCGCAGAACACGACGGGCGTGACGGCGGTCGAGGATATCTCGTGCCGCCTGATCGCCGCGCAGATGGCGGCGGTGTTTTCCGACATGGATGTCCGGGCGCTGAAGATCGGCATGGTGTCGCGCGCCGAGACCATCGAGACCATCGCCTCGGGCCTCCTGGCTTTTGCGGGACCTGTCGTGCTCGACCCGGTCATGGTCGCGACCTCGGGCGACCGGTTGCTCAGGGAGGAGGCGATCGAGGCGCTGCGGACCGTGCTCGTGCCGCGCGCTTCGGTGGTGACGCCGAACCTGCCGGAAGCAGCCCTTCTGACGGGGCTGCCGATCGCGCAGGACCGTGCCGGTGTGACGAAACAGGCGGAGGCGATCCTGAAAGCCGGCGCGGCGAGCGTGCTCATCAAGGGCGGGCACGGCGATGGGCCGGAGAGCATCGACCTGCTGTTCGACGGCGAGAGCGTGCGAACCTTCGCCGCACCGCGCATCGCCACGCGCAACGATCACGGCACGGGCTGCACGCTCGCCGCCGCCATCACCGCCCATCTCGCGCGGGGTTACGCGCTGGTCGAGGCCGTCAGCCTGTCGAAGACCTATCTTCATCAGGCGCTGGAAGCGGGGCGCGGTGTGGCGATCGGCAAGGGGCGGGGGCCTGTGCACCATTTCTACAGGTGGTGGAGGGCGTGA